The proteins below come from a single Fodinicola acaciae genomic window:
- a CDS encoding valine--tRNA ligase: protein MTTTADTSARTDLPPQYSPTAVEGPAYERWVTAGYFHADEKSDREPYCIVLPPPNVTGSLHIGHALDHTLQDVLIRRRRMQGYEALWQPGMDHAGIATQNVVEKQLAQEGKSRHDLGREAFVRRVWEWKQEYGGRILGQMRRLGDSVDWERERFTMDEGLSRAVLTIFKRLYEDGLIYRAERIINWCPRCMTALSDIEVEHSDDDGELVSIRYGDGDASIVVATTRAETMLGDTAVAVHPDDERYQHLVGTEVELPLTGRRIPVVADAHVDPSFGTGAVKVTPAHDPNDFEIGQRHDLPALAIMDERGIITAKGTFEGLDRFEARPAVVAALREDGRIVAEKRPYVHAVGHCSRCGTVVEPRLSKQWFVKTEPLARAAGDAVRDGRVTIHPQSLEKRYFDWVDNMHDWCISRQLWWGHRIPVWYGPDGTMRCVGPDEEPPGDGWTQDADVLDTWFSSALWPFSTLGWPDETAALEKFYPNSVLVTGYDILFFWVARMMMFGLYAMKDQTSSPAVPFRHIALHGLVRDQYGKKMSKSRGNVVDPMEWIEEYGADALRFSLARGANPGADQAISADWVGGARNFCNKIWNATRFAIANGATVGDIPAELSTVDRWILSRLHKTIAEVDAMLEDFQFAKASEALYHFAWDEVCDWYLELAKPALQGPTADATRAVLGNVLDTLLRVLHPVIPFVTEELWRALTGGESVVVAAWPQPDPGTYADAGAEARVAALQEIVTEVRRFRAEQGLKPGQRVAARLVGIEDSDLADQVGALRALLRLTEPEDGFHATAALPVRGLKVELDLSGAIDVAAERARLGKDLAAAEKEQKQNSAKLANASFIEKAPDAVVAKVKDRLATAEADIARITAQLEGLPSA from the coding sequence TATTCTCCCACGGCGGTAGAAGGACCTGCTTATGAGCGCTGGGTAACAGCCGGCTACTTCCATGCCGACGAGAAATCCGACCGCGAGCCATACTGCATCGTCCTGCCGCCACCGAACGTGACCGGCAGCCTGCACATCGGCCACGCGCTCGACCACACCCTGCAGGACGTGCTGATCCGCCGCCGGCGGATGCAGGGCTACGAGGCGCTCTGGCAGCCCGGCATGGACCACGCCGGCATCGCCACCCAGAACGTGGTGGAGAAGCAGCTCGCCCAGGAGGGCAAGTCCCGCCACGACCTCGGCCGCGAAGCGTTCGTACGCCGCGTCTGGGAGTGGAAGCAGGAGTACGGCGGCCGGATCCTCGGCCAGATGCGCCGGCTCGGCGACTCGGTCGACTGGGAACGCGAGCGGTTCACCATGGACGAGGGCCTGTCCCGCGCCGTGCTGACGATCTTCAAGCGGCTGTACGAGGACGGCCTGATCTATCGCGCCGAGCGCATCATCAACTGGTGCCCGCGCTGCATGACGGCGCTGAGCGACATCGAGGTCGAGCACAGCGACGACGACGGCGAGCTGGTCTCCATCCGGTACGGCGACGGCGACGCGTCGATTGTCGTCGCCACAACCCGAGCCGAGACGATGCTCGGTGACACGGCCGTCGCCGTACACCCCGACGACGAGCGTTACCAGCACCTGGTCGGCACCGAGGTCGAGCTGCCGCTCACCGGCCGCCGCATCCCGGTCGTCGCCGACGCGCACGTCGACCCGAGTTTCGGCACCGGTGCGGTGAAAGTCACGCCAGCGCACGATCCCAACGACTTCGAGATCGGCCAGCGGCACGACCTGCCGGCGCTGGCGATCATGGACGAGCGCGGCATCATCACCGCCAAGGGGACGTTCGAGGGCCTGGACCGGTTCGAGGCGCGGCCGGCGGTGGTCGCCGCACTGCGCGAGGACGGCCGGATCGTCGCCGAGAAGCGGCCATACGTGCACGCCGTCGGCCACTGCTCGCGCTGCGGCACGGTCGTCGAGCCGCGGCTTTCCAAGCAGTGGTTCGTGAAAACCGAGCCGCTGGCGCGAGCCGCCGGCGACGCCGTGCGCGACGGCCGGGTGACGATCCACCCACAGTCGCTGGAAAAGCGGTACTTCGACTGGGTCGACAACATGCACGACTGGTGCATCTCGCGGCAGCTGTGGTGGGGTCACCGGATCCCGGTCTGGTACGGACCGGACGGCACGATGCGCTGCGTCGGCCCCGACGAGGAGCCGCCGGGCGACGGCTGGACGCAGGACGCGGACGTACTCGACACCTGGTTCTCCTCGGCGCTCTGGCCGTTCTCGACGCTCGGCTGGCCGGACGAGACCGCCGCGCTGGAGAAGTTCTATCCCAACTCGGTGCTGGTCACCGGCTACGACATCCTGTTCTTCTGGGTCGCCCGGATGATGATGTTCGGCCTGTACGCGATGAAAGACCAGACGAGCAGCCCTGCCGTGCCTTTCAGGCACATCGCGCTGCACGGGCTCGTACGCGACCAGTACGGCAAGAAAATGTCGAAGTCGCGCGGAAACGTCGTCGATCCGATGGAGTGGATCGAGGAGTACGGCGCGGACGCGCTGCGGTTTTCGTTGGCGCGCGGCGCGAATCCCGGCGCCGACCAGGCGATCAGCGCCGACTGGGTCGGTGGTGCGAGAAACTTCTGCAACAAGATCTGGAACGCGACCCGGTTCGCGATCGCCAACGGTGCCACCGTCGGCGACATCCCGGCCGAGCTGTCCACAGTGGACCGTTGGATCCTTTCCCGGCTGCACAAGACAATCGCCGAGGTCGACGCGATGCTGGAGGACTTCCAGTTCGCCAAGGCGTCCGAGGCGCTCTATCACTTCGCCTGGGACGAGGTCTGCGACTGGTATCTGGAGCTGGCCAAGCCGGCCTTGCAGGGTCCGACCGCCGACGCGACTCGCGCGGTGCTCGGCAATGTGCTGGACACGCTGCTGCGCGTGCTGCATCCGGTCATCCCGTTCGTCACCGAGGAGCTGTGGCGCGCGCTGACCGGCGGCGAGAGCGTGGTGGTCGCCGCGTGGCCGCAGCCTGACCCGGGGACGTACGCCGATGCCGGCGCCGAGGCGAGAGTGGCGGCGCTGCAGGAGATCGTCACCGAGGTCCGCCGCTTCCGCGCGGAGCAGGGGCTCAAGCCCGGTCAGCGGGTCGCCGCCCGGCTGGTCGGCATCGAGGACAGCGACCTGGCCGACCAGGTCGGCGCGCTGCGCGCGTTGCTGCGGCTGACCGAGCCGGAGGACGGCTTCCACGCGACGGCCGCGCTGCCCGTACGCGGGCTGAAGGTCGAGCTCGACCTGTCCGGCGCCATCGACGTCGCGGCCGAGCGTGCCCGCCTCGGCAAGGACCTGGCGGCGGCGGAGAAGGAGCAGAAGCAAAACTCGGCCAAGCTGGCCAACGCGTCGTTCATCGAGAAGGCGCCGGACGCGGTGGTGGCCAAGGTGAAGG